The following proteins are encoded in a genomic region of Methylobacterium tardum:
- a CDS encoding SGNH/GDSL hydrolase family protein, with protein sequence MPACLSLLGSVPALAQWGDGYQQPGAGATYEAPPRRRSRDAYYRDDGTYGRQPRYAPQQEAPRQFYWPWEDRPQPVAPQPERTYRAPRPRPNYAPVEAQRPAPAIKRRVRPARAPTPPKPAIAKSEPNVQIAVFGDSLADHLAKGLDDVFEDNADVAVLDRAKGDSGLIRKDVVDWPKVAQDSLQGNSKIRYALVMLGANDRQPIRDGDETVDPLTDRWRALYHARVDALIKVFTDKKVPLVWVGLPPVQSEALSRDLAAINDIIRDSVTKAGATYVDIWPGFVDDRDRYAASGPDPEGQIAKLRTADGVHFTKAGDRKLAHFADVELKRLMGTAPQPADQPPTATIAPSAPPAATGPSLDGSPQLTDTAAIDRQITAMLPSLPEPPGVPALPVKPAAGPVVPLSRAEVSPGGALLSGRPRDPDNLGTVERTLLRGNAPMPQPGRADDFRWPPG encoded by the coding sequence GTGCCGGCCTGCCTGTCGCTGCTCGGCAGCGTGCCGGCGCTGGCGCAATGGGGCGACGGCTACCAGCAGCCCGGTGCCGGTGCCACTTACGAGGCACCGCCGAGGCGGCGGTCCCGCGACGCGTATTACCGGGACGATGGGACCTACGGCCGCCAGCCTCGCTACGCGCCTCAGCAGGAGGCGCCGCGACAGTTCTACTGGCCCTGGGAGGACCGGCCCCAGCCCGTCGCCCCTCAGCCCGAGCGAACCTATCGGGCGCCGCGACCCCGGCCGAACTATGCCCCGGTCGAAGCGCAGCGCCCGGCGCCCGCGATCAAGCGGCGCGTGCGTCCGGCCCGGGCGCCGACCCCGCCCAAACCCGCCATCGCCAAGAGCGAGCCGAACGTCCAGATCGCGGTGTTCGGCGATTCGCTGGCCGATCATCTGGCGAAGGGCCTCGATGACGTCTTCGAGGACAATGCCGATGTCGCGGTTCTCGATCGTGCCAAGGGCGACAGCGGGCTTATCCGCAAGGACGTCGTTGATTGGCCCAAGGTCGCGCAGGATTCCCTGCAGGGCAATTCCAAGATCCGTTACGCGCTGGTCATGCTGGGCGCGAACGATCGGCAGCCGATCCGAGACGGCGACGAGACCGTCGATCCGCTCACGGATCGCTGGCGCGCCCTGTACCACGCGCGCGTCGACGCCCTCATCAAGGTCTTCACCGACAAGAAGGTGCCGCTGGTCTGGGTCGGCCTGCCGCCCGTCCAGAGTGAGGCCCTCAGCCGGGATCTCGCCGCGATCAACGACATCATCCGCGATAGCGTGACCAAGGCCGGCGCGACCTACGTCGATATCTGGCCCGGCTTCGTGGATGACCGGGACAGGTACGCCGCCTCGGGCCCGGACCCGGAGGGCCAGATTGCCAAGCTGCGCACGGCGGACGGGGTCCATTTCACGAAGGCCGGCGACCGGAAGCTGGCGCATTTTGCCGATGTCGAGCTGAAGCGGCTGATGGGCACGGCGCCGCAGCCGGCCGACCAGCCGCCGACAGCCACGATCGCGCCGAGCGCGCCGCCCGCGGCTACGGGTCCGAGCCTCGACGGGTCTCCGCAGCTCACCGACACGGCGGCGATCGATCGCCAGATCACCGCGATGCTTCCGAGCCTGCCGGAGCCTCCGGGCGTTCCGGCCCTGCCGGTGAAACCGGCGGCTGGACCGGTGGTCCCGCTCAGCCGGGCCGAGGTCTCACCCGGCGGCGCGCTGCTGAGCGGCCGGCCCCGCGATCCGGATAATCTCGGCACGGTCGAGCGGACGCTCCTGCGCGGGAACGCGCCCATGCCGCAGCCCGGCCGCGCCGACGATTTCCGCTGGCCGCCCGGCTGA
- a CDS encoding glutamate synthase subunit beta: protein MGKITGFLEFDRQEQKYQLAADRVRHFREFTLPLDEHDLTKQAARCMDCGIPFCHGPTGCPVHNQIPDWNDLVFQSDWEEASRNLHSTNNFPEFTGRICPAPCEEACTLNLENQPVAIKTIEQAIADRAWNMGWVKPEPAQTRTGKRVAIVGSGPAGMAAAQQLARVGHDVHVFEREPKAGGLLRYGIPDFKMEKRHIDRRVRQMEAEGVVFHYNQNIGVTKSVDELKAEFDAVMFCGGAEDPRNPQLPGQELEGVHYAMPYLVQSNRRVNNEPMRGNGEVPILASGKNVVVIGGGDTASDCVGTAFRQGALSVTQLDIRPRPPEREDKLTVWPYWPTKMRTSSSQAEGAEREFQAATLRLEGNKKGQLTGVVCARVDAKRQPIAGTEFVLPADLVFMAIGFAGSVQKGLLEQSGIGVSKRGNVEANEDDYRTSDSKIWAAGDMRRGQSLVVWAIREGRQAARAIGETLMGSSVLPR from the coding sequence ATGGGCAAGATCACAGGCTTCCTCGAATTCGACCGGCAGGAGCAGAAGTATCAGCTCGCCGCCGACCGGGTTCGGCACTTCCGCGAGTTCACGCTGCCGCTGGACGAGCACGACCTCACGAAGCAGGCGGCCCGCTGCATGGATTGCGGCATCCCGTTCTGCCACGGCCCGACCGGCTGCCCGGTCCACAACCAGATTCCGGATTGGAACGACCTCGTCTTCCAGTCGGATTGGGAGGAGGCCTCGCGCAACCTCCATTCGACCAACAATTTCCCCGAGTTCACCGGCCGCATCTGCCCCGCGCCCTGCGAGGAGGCCTGCACGCTGAATCTCGAGAACCAGCCGGTGGCGATCAAGACGATCGAGCAGGCCATCGCCGACCGCGCCTGGAACATGGGCTGGGTGAAGCCCGAGCCGGCGCAGACCCGCACCGGTAAGCGCGTCGCGATCGTCGGCTCGGGGCCGGCCGGCATGGCGGCCGCCCAGCAGCTCGCCCGGGTCGGGCACGATGTCCACGTGTTCGAGCGCGAGCCGAAGGCCGGCGGCCTGCTGCGCTACGGCATCCCGGACTTCAAGATGGAGAAGCGCCACATCGACCGGCGCGTGCGCCAGATGGAGGCCGAAGGCGTCGTCTTCCACTACAACCAGAACATCGGCGTGACGAAGTCGGTGGACGAGCTCAAGGCCGAGTTCGACGCCGTGATGTTCTGCGGCGGCGCGGAGGATCCCCGCAACCCGCAGCTTCCCGGACAGGAGCTGGAGGGCGTCCATTACGCGATGCCGTACCTCGTCCAATCGAACCGGCGGGTGAACAACGAGCCGATGCGCGGCAACGGCGAGGTGCCGATCCTGGCCAGCGGCAAGAACGTCGTCGTCATCGGCGGCGGCGACACCGCCTCGGACTGTGTCGGTACGGCGTTCCGGCAGGGTGCGCTGTCGGTGACACAGCTCGACATCCGCCCGCGGCCGCCGGAGCGCGAGGACAAGCTGACCGTGTGGCCCTATTGGCCGACGAAGATGCGGACCTCCTCCAGCCAGGCCGAAGGCGCCGAGCGCGAGTTCCAGGCCGCGACGCTCCGCCTCGAAGGCAACAAGAAGGGGCAGCTGACCGGCGTGGTCTGCGCCCGAGTCGATGCTAAGCGCCAACCGATCGCCGGGACCGAATTCGTGCTGCCCGCCGATCTGGTCTTCATGGCGATCGGCTTCGCCGGCTCAGTGCAGAAGGGGCTCCTCGAGCAGTCGGGCATCGGTGTCAGCAAGCGCGGCAACGTCGAAGCGAACGAGGACGATTACCGGACGTCGGATTCCAAGATCTGGGCAGCCGGCGACATGCGGCGCGGCCAGTCCCTGGTGGTCTGGGCGATCCGGGAGGGACGGCAGGCGGCGCGCGCCATCGGCGAGACGCTGATGGGTTCGAGCGTCCTGCCGCGCTAG
- the galE gene encoding UDP-glucose 4-epimerase GalE, producing the protein MAVLVTGGAGYIGSHMVLALLDAGHEEVVVLDDLSTGFDWAVPEGVKLVVGDVADQALVTQTILQHRIDALAHFAARIVVPDSVSDPLGYYLANTVKTRSLIEASVRAGVRHVIFSPTAAVYGEPEVVPVPEDLPLKPINPYGRSKLMSEWMIADAAAAHGFSYVILRYFNVAGADPAGRSGQSTPNATHLIKVATQAALGQRERLDVFGTDYATPDGSCLRDYIQVSDLAAAHRVALDHLRAGGESLTLNCGYGRGYSVLEVIDVVKRLSGRDFEVRLCPRRPGDPAQIVAEAALIRDRLGWKPRHDDLDAIVAQALAWEQHLGKRNRL; encoded by the coding sequence ATGGCGGTTCTTGTGACGGGAGGCGCCGGCTACATCGGCAGCCACATGGTTCTGGCACTGCTCGATGCCGGCCATGAGGAGGTCGTCGTCCTGGACGATCTGTCGACGGGCTTCGACTGGGCTGTCCCGGAAGGCGTCAAGCTTGTGGTCGGCGACGTGGCGGACCAAGCGCTCGTCACACAGACGATCCTGCAGCACAGGATCGATGCGCTGGCTCATTTCGCCGCCCGGATCGTGGTGCCGGACTCCGTGTCCGATCCGCTGGGCTACTACCTTGCCAACACCGTGAAGACGCGCTCCCTGATCGAGGCCTCGGTGCGTGCCGGCGTGCGGCATGTGATCTTCTCGCCGACGGCAGCCGTCTACGGTGAACCGGAGGTCGTGCCCGTCCCCGAGGATCTGCCGCTGAAGCCGATCAACCCCTACGGCCGATCGAAGCTCATGAGCGAGTGGATGATCGCCGACGCAGCGGCCGCCCATGGCTTTTCCTACGTGATTTTGCGGTACTTCAACGTGGCCGGCGCTGATCCGGCTGGCCGCTCCGGGCAGTCGACGCCCAATGCCACGCACCTGATCAAGGTCGCCACGCAGGCCGCCCTCGGGCAGCGCGAACGGCTCGACGTGTTCGGGACCGACTACGCGACGCCCGACGGCTCCTGCCTGCGCGACTACATCCAGGTCTCTGATCTTGCCGCAGCCCACAGGGTCGCGCTCGATCACCTGAGAGCCGGCGGCGAGAGCCTGACGCTGAACTGCGGTTACGGCCGCGGCTACTCAGTGCTCGAGGTCATCGATGTGGTGAAGCGGTTGTCCGGCCGCGATTTCGAGGTGCGTCTTTGCCCGCGCCGGCCCGGAGATCCGGCGCAGATCGTCGCCGAGGCGGCGCTGATCCGCGATCGGCTGGGCTGGAAGCCCCGCCACGACGACCTCGACGCGATCGTCGCCCAGGCGCTCGCCTGGGAGCAGCATCTCGGCAAGCGCAATCGGCTCTGA
- the coxB gene encoding cytochrome c oxidase subunit II yields MRTVRTINRSLWSLAAFGALLSPISLAHAAGFGQPVPWEMSRQVQVTENGRDILSFEIGLHWLSLGISVFVLGLILWCIFRFGEKRNPTPSRTTHNTAIEVAWTIVPVLILVAVAIPSFRLLRTQLSDPKADMIVKVIGHAWYWSYEYPQTEAGGGFTFDANLGEDKQPRLLQTDNEMVVPVGKIVKIQVTAADVLHSWAMPAFGFKIDAVPGRLNQMWFKADKEGTFHGQCSELCGQRHAYMPIVVRVVSEQAYADWLKEAKTKYARIDNGTSFAEAR; encoded by the coding sequence ATGCGGACGGTGCGGACGATCAACCGGTCACTCTGGAGCCTCGCCGCCTTCGGCGCCCTGCTCTCCCCGATATCGCTTGCTCACGCCGCGGGCTTCGGTCAGCCCGTGCCGTGGGAAATGAGCCGTCAGGTTCAGGTGACCGAGAACGGTCGCGACATCCTCAGCTTCGAGATCGGCCTGCACTGGCTGTCGCTCGGCATCTCAGTGTTCGTGCTGGGCCTGATCCTGTGGTGCATCTTCCGCTTCGGCGAGAAGCGGAACCCGACGCCGTCGCGCACCACCCACAACACCGCCATCGAGGTCGCCTGGACCATCGTTCCGGTGCTGATCTTGGTCGCGGTGGCGATCCCGTCCTTCCGCCTGCTGCGCACGCAGCTCTCGGATCCGAAGGCCGACATGATCGTCAAGGTCATCGGCCACGCGTGGTACTGGTCCTACGAGTACCCGCAGACCGAGGCCGGCGGCGGCTTCACCTTTGACGCCAACCTCGGCGAGGACAAGCAGCCCCGCCTGCTGCAGACCGACAACGAGATGGTCGTCCCGGTCGGCAAGATCGTGAAGATCCAGGTCACCGCCGCCGACGTGCTGCATTCCTGGGCGATGCCGGCCTTCGGCTTCAAGATCGACGCCGTGCCCGGCCGCCTCAACCAGATGTGGTTCAAGGCCGACAAGGAAGGCACCTTCCACGGCCAGTGCTCCGAGCTGTGTGGCCAGCGCCACGCCTACATGCCGATCGTGGTCCGCGTGGTCAGCGAGCAGGCCTACGCCGACTGGCTGAAGGAGGCGAAGACCAAGTACGCCCGCATCGACAACGGCACGAGCTTCGCCGAGGCGCGCTGA
- a CDS encoding lytic murein transglycosylase, which translates to MPSRRTLLAASLYTAAGPIRAAAAAGDDGAFRAFIEALRPDAASRGVSAQTFDAAFRGIAAPDEAVLARIRRQTEFVRPVWDYLVGAVSAGRINRGRARAAALATTLRQIEGRYGVPGPVILAFWGIESDFGASAGSISTVRALATLAQAQHRGDLFRDELLAALTILERKDITPERMSGSWAGAMGQVQFLPSTYLAHAVDFDGDGRRDIWTSDADSLASIAAYLKDLGWDPSVSWGYAVLLPDGFDLSRYTGDLSAFAQRGVRRADGKPLPKGGRASLFLPGGLGAPAFLITDNFEVIRRYNTSDSYALAVGHLADRLDGGPPLTMPWPAAGARLDGAGLRALQTALAGAGFYDGPTDGRAGPKLREAVRRYQISVGLPADGYATPNLLARIQGGTERRP; encoded by the coding sequence ATGCCGTCGCGCAGAACGCTGCTGGCTGCCAGCCTGTACACGGCCGCTGGCCCGATCCGGGCCGCCGCGGCCGCAGGCGACGACGGCGCGTTTCGGGCCTTCATCGAGGCCCTGCGCCCCGACGCCGCTTCACGCGGGGTGTCCGCACAGACGTTCGACGCGGCCTTTCGCGGGATCGCTGCGCCGGACGAGGCGGTCCTGGCACGCATCCGGCGTCAGACCGAATTCGTGCGGCCGGTCTGGGACTATCTCGTCGGCGCCGTGTCGGCGGGGCGGATCAATCGGGGCCGGGCGCGAGCCGCGGCGCTCGCAACGACCCTGAGGCAGATCGAGGGTCGGTACGGTGTGCCGGGCCCGGTGATCCTGGCGTTCTGGGGCATCGAATCCGATTTCGGAGCGAGCGCGGGCAGCATCTCGACGGTCCGGGCCCTGGCGACCCTCGCCCAGGCGCAGCACCGAGGCGACCTGTTCCGGGACGAGCTCCTGGCCGCGCTGACGATCCTGGAGCGCAAGGACATCACCCCCGAGCGCATGAGCGGCAGCTGGGCGGGTGCCATGGGCCAGGTGCAGTTCCTGCCCTCCACCTATCTGGCCCACGCGGTCGATTTCGATGGTGACGGCCGCCGGGACATCTGGACGAGCGACGCGGATTCGCTGGCTTCCATCGCCGCCTATCTCAAGGATCTGGGCTGGGATCCGTCCGTATCCTGGGGCTATGCGGTGCTGCTGCCGGACGGCTTCGACCTGTCCCGCTATACGGGCGACCTGAGCGCGTTTGCGCAAAGAGGCGTCCGACGTGCGGATGGGAAACCGCTGCCGAAGGGCGGTCGCGCCAGCCTGTTCCTGCCGGGCGGGTTGGGTGCGCCGGCCTTCCTGATCACCGACAATTTCGAGGTGATCCGCCGCTACAACACGTCGGATTCCTACGCGTTGGCCGTCGGCCACCTGGCCGACCGTCTGGATGGCGGTCCGCCGCTCACAATGCCGTGGCCGGCGGCGGGAGCGCGACTGGATGGCGCCGGGTTGCGGGCCCTCCAGACCGCGCTCGCGGGGGCCGGGTTCTACGATGGACCGACGGACGGCCGTGCCGGCCCGAAGTTGCGCGAGGCGGTCCGGCGTTATCAGATCAGCGTAGGCCTGCCGGCAGACGGGTACGCCACACCGAACCTTCTCGCGCGGATTCAGGGCGGCACAGAGCGCCGCCCGTAA
- the gltB gene encoding glutamate synthase large subunit, which produces MSHRRPAEEFAASTVQAAAPRGGAMPLTVRDPALPKAQGAYDPAHERDACGVGFIADMHDRRSHAIVEQGLKILENLDHRGAVGADPKMGDGCGILTQIPHGFFAEECSRLGFELPPAGDYAIGQFFMPKAEEPRAIIQEIVESALAAEGLPLLGWRDVPVDPEDLGEAVKATEPHHRQVFIGRPASVADQDAFERRVYVARKVISNKVYGLGDPRVKEFYPVSVSTRTIVYKGMVLVTQLGGYFLDLKDDRFVSAIALVHQRFATNTFPTWRLSHPYRMVAHNGEINTLRGNVNWMAARQASVDSDLFGNDISKLWPISYEGQSDTACFDNALEFLVQGGYPLAHAMMMLIPEAWAGNPLMSEERRAFYEYHAALMEPWDGPAAVAFTDGRQIGATLDRNGLRPARYIVTDDGLVVLASEMGTLPIPDEKIVQSWRLQPGRMLLIDLQKGRIVSDEEIKGELAAAHPYADWVKNTQIVLEELRPVQPRESRGDVSLLDRQQAFGYTQEDLKLLMQPMAVTGQEAVGSMGTDTPLSALSEKSKLLYTYFKQNFAQVTNPPIDPIREEAVMSLVSFIGPRPNLLDMEGASRRKRLEVRQPILTNADLEKIRSIGHFEDRFDTKTLDMTYPAETGAAAMDGALDRLCDRAEAAVRGGYNIIVLTDRAVGPDRIPIPALLATASVHNYLIRKGLRTSVGLVVESGEPREVHHFACLAGYGAEAINPYLAFETLLQMKDEFPPDLTDDEIIYRYIKAIDKGLLKVMSKMGISTYQSYCGAQIFDAVGLNSTFVGRDFFGTATTIEGVGMAEIAEETARRHRDAFGDAPVYRNALDVGGEYAYRLRGETHTWTPDTVATLQHAVRLNVPERYREYAALVNQQEHQLKTLRGLFRLKSAAEIGRAPVPLESVEPASEIVKRFATGAMSYGSISKEAHETLAIALNSFGGRSNSGEGGEEVERFKPLPDGRSRRSSIKQVASGRFGVTTEYLVNSDMMQIKVAQGAKPGEGGQLPGHKVDAKIAKVRYATPGVGLISPPPHHDIYSIEDLAQLIFDLKNVNPSADVSVKLVSEVGVGTVAAGVAKARADHITISGFDGGTGAAPLTSLKHAGGPWETGLAETQQTLVLNNLRGRVALQADGGIRTGRDVIIAALLGADQMGFSTAPLIAAGCIMMRKCHLNTCPVGVATQDPVLRKRFKGTPEHVVNYFFFVAEEVREILASLGFTKLEEAVGRSDVLDKVEAIAHWKARGLDFTKLFHRPTVAEGTAIRHVDVQHHPIDTVLDRRLIAGAQHAIETGEPVVLTDTIRNSDRAAGAMLSGAVAKAHGHEGLPDDTIVVKLAGTAGQSFGAWVAAGVTIELTGHGNDYVGKGLSGGKLIIRPSDALKSPPDRTIMVGNTVLYGAIAGECYVRGAAGERFAVRNSGAITVVEGMGDHGCEYMTGGVVVSIGETGRNFAAGMSGGIAYVLDEDGSFSARCNLSMVDLEPVEEEDDLMRRFHQDGDLETKGRVDILADMSGHDEERLTQLITNHLKYTGSPRAKTILDNWSAYRTKFVKVMPVEYRRALREMEMARMPVAAE; this is translated from the coding sequence ATGTCACATCGCAGACCCGCTGAAGAGTTTGCTGCTTCCACGGTCCAGGCTGCGGCTCCGCGCGGTGGCGCGATGCCGCTCACGGTGCGCGATCCCGCCCTGCCGAAAGCGCAGGGTGCCTACGACCCGGCGCACGAGCGCGATGCCTGCGGCGTTGGCTTCATCGCCGACATGCACGACCGGCGCTCGCACGCCATCGTCGAACAGGGCTTGAAGATCCTCGAGAACCTCGATCATCGCGGGGCGGTCGGCGCCGATCCCAAGATGGGCGACGGTTGCGGCATCCTCACGCAGATTCCGCACGGGTTCTTCGCCGAGGAGTGCTCGCGCCTCGGCTTCGAGCTTCCGCCGGCCGGCGACTACGCCATCGGCCAGTTCTTCATGCCGAAGGCTGAGGAGCCGCGTGCGATCATTCAGGAGATCGTCGAATCAGCGCTCGCCGCCGAGGGGCTGCCGCTGCTCGGCTGGCGCGACGTGCCGGTCGATCCGGAGGATCTCGGCGAGGCCGTGAAGGCGACCGAGCCGCATCACCGTCAGGTCTTCATTGGCCGTCCGGCCTCGGTTGCCGACCAGGACGCGTTCGAGCGCCGCGTCTACGTCGCCCGCAAGGTGATCTCCAACAAGGTCTACGGCCTCGGCGACCCGCGGGTGAAGGAGTTCTACCCGGTCTCCGTGTCGACCCGGACCATCGTCTACAAGGGCATGGTGCTGGTCACGCAGCTCGGCGGCTACTTCCTCGACCTGAAGGACGACCGCTTCGTCTCTGCGATTGCCCTCGTACACCAGCGCTTCGCCACCAACACCTTCCCGACCTGGCGGCTGTCGCACCCGTACCGGATGGTCGCGCATAACGGCGAGATCAACACGCTGCGCGGGAACGTCAACTGGATGGCGGCCCGCCAGGCGAGCGTCGATTCCGACCTGTTCGGCAACGACATCTCGAAGCTGTGGCCGATCTCCTACGAGGGGCAGTCTGACACCGCCTGCTTCGACAACGCCCTCGAGTTCCTCGTGCAGGGCGGCTACCCGCTCGCCCACGCGATGATGATGCTCATCCCGGAGGCCTGGGCCGGCAATCCGCTGATGAGCGAGGAGCGGCGCGCCTTCTACGAGTACCACGCCGCCCTGATGGAGCCGTGGGACGGTCCTGCCGCCGTGGCGTTCACCGATGGCCGCCAGATCGGCGCGACCCTCGACCGCAACGGTCTGCGGCCGGCCCGCTACATCGTCACCGACGACGGTCTCGTGGTTCTCGCCTCCGAGATGGGGACCCTGCCGATCCCCGACGAGAAGATCGTGCAGTCCTGGCGCCTCCAGCCGGGCCGCATGCTGCTGATCGACCTTCAGAAGGGCCGCATCGTCTCCGACGAGGAGATCAAGGGCGAACTCGCCGCCGCGCACCCCTATGCCGACTGGGTCAAGAACACCCAGATCGTCCTGGAAGAGCTGCGCCCGGTCCAGCCGCGCGAGTCGCGCGGCGATGTCAGCCTGCTCGATCGCCAGCAGGCCTTCGGCTACACGCAGGAAGACCTCAAGCTGCTGATGCAGCCCATGGCCGTCACCGGCCAAGAGGCAGTCGGCTCGATGGGCACGGACACGCCGCTCTCGGCCCTCTCCGAGAAGTCGAAGCTGCTCTACACCTACTTCAAGCAGAACTTCGCGCAGGTCACGAACCCGCCGATCGACCCGATTCGCGAGGAGGCCGTGATGAGCCTGGTCTCGTTCATCGGGCCGCGGCCGAACCTTCTCGACATGGAGGGCGCGTCCCGGCGCAAGCGCCTGGAGGTCCGCCAGCCGATCCTCACCAACGCGGATCTCGAGAAGATCCGCTCGATCGGCCATTTCGAGGACCGGTTCGACACCAAGACCCTCGACATGACCTACCCGGCCGAGACCGGTGCGGCCGCCATGGACGGGGCGCTCGACCGGCTCTGCGACCGTGCCGAGGCGGCGGTGCGCGGTGGCTACAACATCATCGTGCTGACCGACCGGGCGGTCGGGCCGGACCGGATCCCGATCCCGGCGCTGCTGGCCACGGCCTCCGTGCACAATTACCTGATCCGCAAGGGTCTGCGGACCTCGGTCGGCCTCGTGGTCGAGTCGGGCGAGCCGCGCGAGGTGCACCACTTCGCGTGCCTGGCCGGCTACGGCGCCGAGGCGATCAACCCGTATCTCGCCTTCGAGACGCTCCTCCAGATGAAGGATGAGTTCCCGCCGGACCTCACCGACGACGAGATCATCTATCGCTACATCAAGGCGATCGATAAGGGCCTGCTGAAGGTGATGTCCAAGATGGGCATCTCGACCTACCAGTCCTATTGCGGCGCGCAGATTTTCGACGCGGTCGGCCTCAACTCGACCTTCGTGGGCCGCGACTTCTTCGGTACGGCGACGACGATCGAGGGCGTCGGCATGGCGGAGATCGCCGAGGAGACGGCTCGCCGTCACCGCGACGCCTTCGGCGACGCGCCGGTCTACCGGAACGCGCTGGATGTCGGCGGCGAATATGCCTACCGGCTGCGTGGCGAGACCCACACCTGGACGCCCGACACGGTGGCGACGCTGCAGCATGCGGTGCGCCTGAACGTGCCCGAGCGCTACCGGGAATACGCCGCGCTGGTGAACCAGCAGGAGCACCAGCTGAAGACGCTGCGAGGCCTGTTCCGCCTCAAGTCCGCCGCCGAGATCGGTCGCGCGCCGGTTCCGCTCGAGTCGGTCGAGCCGGCCTCCGAGATCGTCAAGCGCTTCGCCACGGGCGCCATGTCGTACGGCTCCATCTCCAAGGAGGCGCACGAGACGCTCGCCATCGCGCTGAACTCGTTCGGCGGCCGCTCGAACTCGGGCGAGGGCGGCGAGGAGGTCGAGCGGTTCAAGCCGCTGCCGGACGGGCGCTCGCGCCGGTCCTCGATCAAGCAGGTCGCCTCCGGCCGCTTCGGCGTCACGACGGAATACCTCGTCAATTCCGACATGATGCAGATCAAGGTCGCGCAGGGTGCCAAGCCCGGCGAGGGCGGCCAGCTGCCCGGCCACAAGGTCGACGCCAAGATCGCCAAGGTCCGCTACGCCACACCGGGCGTCGGCCTGATCTCGCCGCCGCCGCACCACGACATCTACTCGATCGAGGATCTGGCCCAGCTGATCTTCGACCTGAAGAACGTGAACCCGTCGGCGGACGTCTCGGTGAAGCTCGTCTCCGAGGTCGGCGTCGGCACCGTCGCGGCCGGCGTCGCCAAGGCTCGGGCCGACCACATCACGATCTCGGGCTTCGACGGCGGCACCGGCGCGGCGCCGCTGACCTCGCTCAAGCACGCAGGCGGTCCGTGGGAGACGGGGCTCGCCGAAACCCAGCAGACGCTGGTGCTCAACAACCTGCGCGGGCGCGTCGCCCTCCAGGCGGACGGCGGCATCCGCACCGGGCGCGACGTGATCATCGCGGCACTCCTCGGCGCCGATCAGATGGGCTTCTCGACCGCCCCGCTGATCGCGGCCGGCTGCATCATGATGCGCAAGTGCCACCTGAACACCTGCCCGGTGGGCGTCGCCACCCAGGACCCGGTGCTGCGCAAGCGCTTCAAGGGCACGCCCGAGCACGTGGTGAACTACTTCTTCTTCGTGGCCGAGGAGGTGCGGGAGATCCTGGCGTCCCTCGGCTTCACCAAGCTGGAGGAGGCGGTCGGCCGCTCCGACGTGCTCGACAAGGTCGAGGCCATCGCCCACTGGAAGGCGCGCGGGCTCGACTTCACCAAGCTGTTCCACCGGCCGACGGTGGCCGAGGGCACGGCGATCCGCCACGTCGATGTGCAGCACCACCCGATCGACACGGTCCTCGACCGCCGCCTGATCGCCGGGGCCCAGCACGCCATCGAAACCGGCGAGCCGGTGGTCCTCACCGACACGATCCGCAACTCGGACCGGGCGGCGGGCGCGATGCTCTCGGGTGCGGTGGCGAAGGCGCACGGCCATGAAGGCCTGCCCGACGACACGATCGTGGTGAAGCTCGCCGGCACCGCCGGCCAGAGCTTCGGCGCCTGGGTCGCGGCGGGCGTGACCATCGAGCTGACCGGCCACGGCAACGACTATGTCGGCAAGGGCCTGTCGGGCGGCAAGCTGATCATTCGGCCGAGCGATGCGCTGAAATCGCCGCCGGATCGGACCATCATGGTCGGCAACACCGTGCTGTACGGGGCCATCGCCGGCGAGTGCTATGTCCGCGGCGCGGCCGGCGAGCGCTTCGCCGTGCGCAACTCGGGCGCCATCACGGTGGTCGAAGGCATGGGCGACCATGGCTGCGAGTACATGACCGGCGGTGTGGTCGTGTCGATCGGCGAGACCGGCCGCAACTTCGCGGCTGGCATGTCGGGCGGCATCGCCTACGTGCTCGACGAGGACGGCTCATTCTCGGCGCGCTGCAACCTGTCAATGGTCGATCTGGAGCCCGTCGAGGAGGAGGACGACCTGATGCGCCGCTTCCACCAGGACGGCGACCTGGAGACCAAGGGCCGGGTCGACATTCTGGCCGACATGTCGGGCCACGACGAGGAGCGTCTGACGCAGCTCATCACCAATCACCTCAAGTACACGGGCAGCCCGCGGGCGAAGACCATCCTCGACAACTGGTCGGCCTACCGCACCAAGTTCGTGAAGGTGATGCCGGTGGAGTATCGCCGGGCGCTCCGTGAGATGGAGATGGCGCGGATGCCGGTGGCCGCGGAGTAG